The following are encoded in a window of Roseivirga misakiensis genomic DNA:
- a CDS encoding helix-turn-helix domain-containing protein, with product MILQQYKPSPRLQPYIQEYYLLEGNLGGRINDVFFADGCLEIVFNLELDFYRDGEKENWSKVIGQIKEPLHIQAEGKGKSFGIWFTPQGFSKLTGQPAYELTDNAISLDNLFDSSFIESIGDLLLTDDIQSVINHLNIHFEKALNASEMTRKDKILNYAVQCISNQSSDLPLADISDSCGVSIRYLQKIFQNQIGLSPKAFQKITRFQRVLQRLNENSRYSLTQVGYEAGYADQSHFIRDFKAFSGVVPSQYSAQNQPIGQYFMHYR from the coding sequence TTGATCTTACAACAGTACAAACCAAGCCCTCGCCTCCAACCCTATATCCAAGAGTACTACCTACTCGAAGGGAATTTAGGAGGCCGGATTAATGATGTATTCTTTGCCGACGGCTGTTTAGAAATAGTATTCAATTTGGAGCTCGATTTCTATCGGGATGGGGAAAAGGAGAACTGGTCTAAGGTAATTGGCCAAATTAAAGAGCCACTCCACATTCAGGCAGAAGGAAAAGGCAAGAGTTTCGGCATATGGTTTACTCCTCAAGGTTTTTCGAAACTTACAGGGCAACCAGCCTATGAATTGACGGATAACGCTATTTCTTTGGATAACCTATTTGATTCATCTTTCATTGAATCCATTGGCGATTTATTACTAACTGATGACATCCAAAGTGTTATCAACCACTTAAACATTCATTTCGAGAAGGCACTAAATGCAAGCGAAATGACCCGAAAAGACAAAATTCTAAATTATGCAGTTCAGTGCATTAGCAACCAATCTAGCGACTTACCCTTAGCAGATATCTCTGATTCATGTGGTGTATCGATTAGATATCTTCAGAAAATCTTCCAAAACCAAATTGGCTTAAGCCCTAAAGCCTTTCAAAAAATCACTCGCTTTCAAAGGGTTCTTCAAAGACTCAATGAAAACTCTAGATATTCGCTGACACAAGTCGGTTATGAGGCAGGCTATGCTGATCAATCACATTTTATTCGCGACTTTAAGGCTTTTAGCGGTGTAGTTCCATCCCAATATAGTGCCCAAAATCAGCCAATTGGCCAGTATTTCATGCACTATCGATAG
- a CDS encoding acetolactate decarboxylase, which produces MRNVMWNGELNGNINLDTISNKTGLFGLGPVSYLQGELLINNGKSYVSTVTSDSTMIVESTFNTSAPFLVYTNVNEWDEIALPNGIKSIQALETFIDKNTADYKRPFAFKVSGRVSSAKIHIQNLPEGTKVSSPAEAHQGQTNYHIENKEVEIIGFFSTDHKGVFTHHDTFLHMHLITKEEDKMGHLDELEIGEMKLYLPKK; this is translated from the coding sequence ATGAGAAACGTCATGTGGAACGGAGAACTGAATGGCAATATTAACCTAGACACTATTTCAAATAAAACCGGACTTTTTGGACTCGGGCCAGTGAGCTATTTACAGGGTGAATTATTGATTAATAACGGCAAAAGTTATGTTTCAACGGTAACCTCGGATTCAACAATGATTGTAGAAAGTACATTCAATACTTCCGCCCCATTCTTAGTCTATACCAATGTGAATGAATGGGATGAGATTGCATTACCCAATGGAATCAAAAGCATTCAAGCGTTAGAAACATTTATTGATAAAAATACAGCTGATTATAAAAGGCCATTCGCTTTTAAGGTATCTGGACGCGTTTCGAGCGCTAAAATTCATATTCAAAATTTACCCGAGGGAACTAAGGTATCATCTCCTGCTGAAGCTCACCAAGGACAAACCAACTATCATATTGAAAATAAAGAGGTTGAAATTATAGGCTTTTTCTCCACAGATCACAAAGGGGTCTTTACACATCACGATACATTTTTGCATATGCATTTGATCACTAAGGAAGAAGATAAAATGGGTCATTTGGACGAACTGGAGATAGGAGAAATGAAGTTATATCTACCTAAAAAATAA
- a CDS encoding DUF6624 domain-containing protein yields the protein MLQESVRQGGSDGWYLAFLEDRIKMRQGKKQVYGSQAKPNEKTGKTHIYPIGNVDSVNERRLEIGLETIEEYAQANDYVFDIDEHK from the coding sequence ATGTTACAAGAATCTGTACGTCAAGGTGGTTCAGACGGGTGGTATTTGGCCTTTTTGGAGGATAGAATTAAAATGCGTCAAGGAAAAAAACAAGTATATGGTTCACAAGCCAAGCCAAATGAAAAGACAGGGAAAACCCATATATATCCCATTGGCAATGTGGATTCAGTTAATGAAAGACGATTAGAAATTGGCTTAGAGACTATTGAAGAGTATGCTCAAGCAAATGACTACGTTTTTGATATTGATGAACATAAGTGA
- a CDS encoding RluA family pseudouridine synthase — translation MQDYGVGIFDSTYTKSALKKAIKKGLIKVNGERASTATMISGGEKITLQGTESNQAHKSFIYRLKVLFEDEYLAVVHKPAGILVNGNTFKTIANALPSNIKPSPLKDACRPQPVHRLDYATTGVLMVGKTSSSIRTLNRLFEQKSIRKEYFAVTIGQMREMSGEISSMINDKPALSEYKVLKTVTSERFEQLNLVTLNPKTGRRHQLRKHLNELGHPILGDRDYYLEGLLLKGKGMYLHAARLEFIHPFTGKSLIIEDDLPKKFKNIFP, via the coding sequence TTGCAAGATTATGGAGTGGGTATTTTTGACTCTACTTATACGAAATCAGCTCTAAAAAAGGCCATAAAGAAAGGACTTATCAAGGTAAATGGTGAGCGAGCCTCCACTGCTACTATGATTTCAGGAGGTGAGAAAATCACACTTCAGGGCACCGAAAGTAACCAAGCCCACAAATCATTTATTTATCGGTTGAAAGTCTTATTCGAAGATGAATACCTTGCTGTGGTCCACAAACCAGCGGGCATTTTGGTAAATGGCAACACTTTCAAAACTATTGCAAATGCCTTGCCGAGCAACATCAAACCTAGCCCTTTAAAAGATGCTTGCCGACCGCAGCCTGTGCATAGACTTGATTATGCCACCACAGGGGTTCTTATGGTCGGTAAAACATCAAGTAGTATTCGCACTTTGAATAGATTGTTTGAACAGAAGTCTATCCGAAAAGAGTATTTCGCAGTCACTATCGGTCAAATGCGGGAAATGTCAGGTGAGATATCTAGTATGATAAATGATAAGCCCGCCCTTTCTGAATACAAGGTATTGAAGACTGTCACTTCTGAAAGGTTCGAACAACTCAATCTAGTGACCTTAAACCCTAAAACTGGTAGGCGGCATCAACTTAGAAAGCACCTAAATGAACTTGGACATCCTATTCTGGGGGATAGGGATTATTATTTAGAGGGATTGTTGCTAAAGGGAAAAGGAATGTACTTGCATGCCGCTAGACTTGAATTCATTCATCCATTTACTGGTAAAAGCCTAATCATTGAAGATGATTTACCCAAAAAGTTTAAAAACATTTTCCCTTAG
- a CDS encoding isochorismatase family protein: protein MKANKALLVIDMQKGSFTPSTPRYDTNGTVNRINSLADRFRKQNLPVIYIQHDGNGSGTFEKNTTEWEILDDLEVNQTDILIDKYANDVFYKSNLAATLKSHDIKELYITGCATDFCVEATIQSAITKEFDITVVADGHTTGERPHLSAKDVITHYNWVWQHMIPTQGSITVQSLEEIIKKL, encoded by the coding sequence GTGAAAGCTAACAAGGCCTTATTAGTAATTGATATGCAGAAGGGTTCGTTTACCCCTAGCACGCCCAGATATGATACAAATGGTACAGTAAACCGAATCAATAGCCTGGCCGATCGTTTTCGAAAACAAAACCTACCTGTCATTTACATACAACACGATGGCAATGGAAGTGGAACTTTCGAAAAGAACACTACAGAATGGGAAATTCTGGATGATCTTGAGGTAAATCAAACCGATATATTGATTGATAAATATGCCAATGACGTATTCTATAAGTCTAATTTAGCAGCCACTCTTAAGTCTCATGACATCAAAGAATTATATATAACTGGCTGTGCCACAGACTTCTGCGTGGAAGCGACAATTCAATCAGCAATCACAAAAGAATTTGATATTACTGTTGTAGCAGACGGACATACTACAGGAGAGAGACCCCACTTATCAGCTAAGGATGTCATCACACATTACAATTGGGTGTGGCAACATATGATACCTACACAGGGGAGTATTACTGTACAATCTTTGGAAGAAATCATCAAGAAACTTTAG
- a CDS encoding gluzincin family metallopeptidase, producing MRLKLLSILFIITIIGNISAQEKHPVLTGEVEISISEGTFECDLTLSDIPRIKDYFIRLNSGMNILHMRSKKPHDFLVYYDRSLNDTLSSGESNAYYFGDNTGKNKFLPESIQFKYTGKFPVVRDTIEDYSRKDWKGNIAFNKNSVRSDGFQSAWYPVLYDITNDQVLDEVFYDIKLTCSDCKSLYVNGNKPIYAKSYNFKSQSPKELTIFCGNYEFSEFNNTYFLNSGLSGQQLKEFGELINSYKAYYADHLKIPFDQPVSFVQTTPTSKKDGWMFVSYPTIMSIDWQNGLKSIVEPEYEKIYRPYIAHELGHFYFGTHKVFNSALGDMMSEGFSEYLSLQLTKDRIGKDVYEKMIDRKIKNLGSFNPTPFGKINSESEYINRQLYSYNYAPLIFSSIEKEIGEQKMWEWLNLLLSTSTKFTNYNFLVSTLGGVLKNETKLNDLISKYFENKNSLENAINKLKEID from the coding sequence ATGAGACTCAAATTATTATCAATACTATTTATAATTACAATTATTGGCAATATCTCAGCGCAAGAGAAACATCCAGTATTAACGGGTGAAGTCGAAATTTCCATTTCTGAAGGCACCTTTGAATGTGACTTAACTTTAAGCGACATCCCTCGGATTAAAGATTACTTTATACGGCTTAATTCAGGTATGAACATTCTACATATGAGAAGTAAAAAACCTCATGACTTTTTAGTCTATTATGATAGATCGTTAAATGACACCTTATCCTCTGGAGAAAGTAATGCCTACTATTTTGGAGATAATACTGGTAAAAATAAATTTCTACCGGAATCGATTCAGTTTAAGTATACTGGTAAATTTCCAGTTGTAAGAGATACAATCGAAGACTATAGCCGGAAAGATTGGAAAGGAAATATCGCATTTAACAAAAATTCAGTTCGTTCTGATGGGTTTCAATCCGCTTGGTATCCAGTCCTTTATGACATTACGAACGATCAAGTGTTGGACGAGGTTTTTTATGATATTAAGTTAACCTGTTCCGACTGTAAAAGCCTTTATGTAAATGGTAATAAACCTATCTATGCTAAGTCTTATAATTTCAAAAGTCAAAGTCCAAAGGAGCTAACGATTTTTTGTGGCAATTATGAGTTTTCAGAATTTAACAATACCTACTTTTTAAATTCTGGACTTAGCGGTCAGCAACTGAAAGAATTTGGAGAGCTTATCAACTCTTATAAGGCTTATTATGCTGATCATTTGAAAATCCCTTTCGACCAACCAGTCAGTTTTGTTCAAACCACACCAACATCAAAAAAAGATGGATGGATGTTCGTATCATATCCAACGATTATGAGTATAGATTGGCAGAATGGGCTAAAAAGCATTGTTGAACCAGAATATGAAAAAATTTATCGTCCTTATATCGCGCACGAACTGGGCCACTTTTATTTTGGCACTCACAAAGTATTCAACTCAGCGCTTGGAGATATGATGAGTGAAGGTTTTTCTGAGTACTTATCGCTACAATTGACAAAAGACAGAATTGGGAAAGATGTTTATGAAAAAATGATTGATCGAAAAATCAAGAATTTAGGTTCCTTCAATCCAACACCATTCGGTAAAATAAATTCTGAGTCTGAATATATTAATAGACAATTATACTCTTACAATTATGCCCCTCTCATATTCTCATCAATAGAGAAAGAGATTGGTGAGCAAAAAATGTGGGAATGGTTAAACTTGTTATTAAGCACATCAACCAAATTCACCAATTATAACTTTTTAGTTTCAACACTAGGTGGAGTCTTGAAAAATGAAACTAAACTAAATGACTTGATAAGTAAATATTTTGAAAACAAGAACTCCCTTGAAAATGCAATTAATAAGTTAAAGGAAATTGATTAG
- a CDS encoding B12-binding domain-containing radical SAM protein: protein MKVLLIYPIFPTSFWSFEKAVQGIGKKAFMPPLGLITVAALLPQKWEYRLRDRNIEPVTEEDWDWADMVMLSGMIAQKEDYLALIAEAKRREKPVAVGGPYATSLPNDFLGVGADYLVLDEGEYTIDLFVKALERGETEGIFRSKDKPDVTLSPVPRYDLLDMDAYFLMAIQYSRGCPFRCEFCDIIVLYGRKPRTKTFSQVEKELDLLRSLGWTGGIFFVDDNFIGNKRTVKPFLEKLIDWQTDNGYPFSFTTEASIDMAHDDELLDLMVMSKFSTVFIGIETPDTESLALTLKHQNNRQPMNESLEKIAKAGLRIMAGFIIGFDDEKKGAGRRVFDFAMDNAIPGVTFSMLQALPNTALWDRLKKEGRLLDDANLNQTTLLNFVPSRPIEDIAEEYVEGFWKLYDPKNYLKRVFDHFMMVGQAKVHSDPELRKRLANQHKTDFDWKGIWFGLKMIGNLGFIRSTRFVFWKYLYLMFKHNRGGIGNFLSFAAFLNHFLPYRKLVKKEIEEQLELRLAGKVQVLNPEIDLSDALQEEVEWYKAS from the coding sequence ATGAAAGTACTCCTTATTTATCCAATCTTTCCGACCAGTTTCTGGTCCTTTGAAAAAGCTGTTCAAGGTATCGGGAAAAAAGCATTTATGCCCCCTCTTGGCTTGATCACAGTGGCAGCACTATTGCCCCAAAAATGGGAATATCGATTAAGAGACAGAAATATTGAACCTGTTACCGAAGAAGATTGGGATTGGGCAGATATGGTAATGCTGTCTGGTATGATTGCTCAAAAAGAAGACTATTTGGCGCTGATTGCTGAGGCCAAAAGGAGAGAGAAACCTGTAGCGGTAGGTGGCCCTTATGCCACGTCGTTACCAAACGATTTTTTAGGTGTAGGTGCAGATTATTTGGTGTTGGATGAGGGAGAATACACAATTGATCTTTTTGTGAAAGCACTAGAAAGGGGAGAGACCGAGGGGATTTTCAGATCTAAAGACAAACCAGATGTTACCTTAAGCCCCGTCCCACGATACGACTTGCTCGATATGGATGCCTATTTCCTGATGGCTATTCAATATTCTCGAGGATGCCCTTTCAGATGTGAATTTTGCGATATCATTGTCTTATACGGACGTAAACCAAGGACTAAGACCTTCTCACAAGTCGAGAAAGAATTGGACTTGTTGAGAAGTTTAGGATGGACTGGAGGAATTTTCTTTGTTGATGACAATTTCATCGGAAATAAAAGAACAGTGAAACCATTCTTGGAAAAGCTGATCGATTGGCAGACGGACAATGGGTATCCGTTCAGTTTTACGACTGAGGCATCGATCGACATGGCACATGACGATGAACTACTCGATCTAATGGTGATGAGCAAGTTTTCTACGGTATTTATTGGTATTGAAACACCAGATACCGAAAGTTTAGCCTTGACGCTTAAACATCAAAACAATCGCCAGCCGATGAACGAGTCTTTGGAGAAAATTGCAAAAGCGGGACTCAGGATTATGGCTGGTTTTATCATTGGGTTCGATGACGAGAAAAAGGGTGCGGGTAGACGAGTTTTTGATTTTGCGATGGATAACGCCATTCCTGGTGTCACTTTTAGCATGCTTCAGGCTTTACCAAATACAGCGCTTTGGGACAGACTAAAAAAAGAGGGAAGGTTGCTGGATGATGCTAACCTAAACCAGACTACCCTATTGAACTTTGTTCCTTCAAGGCCGATAGAAGACATTGCCGAAGAGTATGTAGAAGGTTTCTGGAAACTTTATGATCCTAAAAACTATTTGAAACGCGTGTTTGATCACTTTATGATGGTTGGACAAGCTAAAGTCCATAGTGATCCAGAATTAAGGAAACGATTGGCAAATCAGCATAAAACAGATTTCGACTGGAAGGGAATTTGGTTTGGTTTAAAGATGATCGGGAATTTAGGATTCATTAGAAGTACCAGATTCGTTTTTTGGAAATACCTCTATTTAATGTTTAAACATAATAGAGGAGGTATCGGTAACTTTTTATCATTTGCGGCATTCCTAAATCACTTCTTACCTTACAGAAAGCTGGTCAAGAAAGAAATAGAGGAGCAATTAGAATTACGTTTAGCTGGTAAGGTTCAAGTACTGAATCCTGAAATTGACTTATCTGACGCGTTACAAGAAGAGGTAGAATGGTATAAAGCGAGTTAG
- a CDS encoding AraC family transcriptional regulator, which produces MSSSREEVKGDYKNRVDRVFKYIDKNLDGDLALNKVAEVAFFSPFHFHRVFKSITGETLNAYVTRKRIEKAAAKIIHNRQTITELSVNYGFSDNSSFTRTFKKFYGVSPTEFQKQNPNKFSKIRQLNRKNGQAYPDTEKYICIIDNHKNWIKMNANIEVKTLPKLELAYVSCIGSENVENAYAELVRWATPKALIDEKTRMVTIYHDSFKVTEASKVRISACIVLNEPINIDAIVGKTCTEEGKYIVGRFEIEPFEFEKAWTGVSIWMSENGYKKADRNGFDIYYNNYREHPEGKFIVDLCMPVE; this is translated from the coding sequence ATGTCTAGTTCTAGGGAAGAGGTTAAAGGAGATTATAAGAACCGAGTAGATCGAGTTTTCAAATACATCGATAAAAACTTAGACGGTGATTTAGCCTTAAACAAGGTGGCAGAAGTGGCTTTCTTTTCGCCTTTTCATTTCCATAGAGTATTCAAATCTATTACCGGAGAAACATTAAACGCGTATGTTACGCGGAAAAGGATCGAAAAAGCGGCAGCTAAAATAATCCATAACAGACAGACCATAACAGAGCTTTCAGTCAACTATGGATTTAGCGATAATTCTTCTTTCACCAGGACATTCAAAAAGTTCTACGGTGTAAGCCCAACAGAATTTCAAAAACAAAATCCGAATAAGTTTAGCAAGATTCGTCAACTCAATCGCAAGAATGGTCAAGCTTACCCAGATACTGAAAAATACATTTGCATCATAGATAACCATAAAAACTGGATAAAAATGAATGCAAATATTGAAGTTAAAACATTACCCAAATTAGAGCTCGCCTACGTTTCTTGTATAGGTTCAGAAAATGTTGAAAACGCATATGCCGAACTAGTGAGGTGGGCTACACCCAAAGCGCTAATCGATGAAAAAACGAGGATGGTCACAATTTACCACGATAGTTTTAAGGTCACTGAAGCCTCAAAAGTTAGGATTAGTGCCTGTATTGTATTGAACGAACCGATAAATATTGACGCAATAGTCGGCAAAACCTGCACTGAAGAAGGCAAGTATATTGTCGGCCGTTTCGAAATCGAACCTTTCGAGTTTGAAAAGGCATGGACTGGAGTTTCTATTTGGATGAGTGAAAACGGATACAAAAAAGCAGATAGAAACGGATTTGATATTTACTATAACAACTATCGTGAACACCCTGAGGGGAAATTCATTGTAGACCTTTGTATGCCCGTAGAATAA
- a CDS encoding DUF418 domain-containing protein, translated as MKERIADLDIIRGYALFGILMCNIVLFAHPAEYMFQYFSQHTGLIDEVSEFIRFNYFGDKTFTLFSLLFGLGIGMQYSKRKSQGIAFTKYHLVRMVLLLVIGLLHAVFIWFGDILTMYALLGMLSLLIIDRTPKQKLIISILLFLWPTIQTILMRNGLMSINFYNPEVASVESLIALNTAEGFSGHLNYNLSQLVSTISFYLGGNLYDSFSMIVLGMACADLSLHKRINTDIPKYRKLLVICLPIVIIWTVYQLFFFDPKKMGSPGQFYSYWTIFKLSMLGQTGLVISLIVLINRQKSILRKLIAKLSFLGRLSLTNYILHSIFGILIFKVLGFYGQSSPTVDILLTIGITVLQIILSQWWISKFKMGPLEKVWRNSTKFILSNNPKSES; from the coding sequence ATGAAGGAAAGAATCGCTGATCTGGATATCATAAGAGGTTACGCTCTCTTCGGTATTCTAATGTGTAACATTGTCCTTTTTGCACATCCTGCTGAATACATGTTCCAATACTTTTCCCAGCACACTGGCCTTATTGACGAAGTTTCTGAATTCATCAGATTCAATTACTTTGGCGACAAAACTTTCACCCTTTTTTCACTCCTATTCGGCCTTGGGATCGGCATGCAGTACTCCAAACGAAAAAGTCAGGGTATCGCGTTTACCAAATACCATTTAGTAAGGATGGTACTACTATTAGTCATCGGTTTGCTCCATGCGGTATTTATCTGGTTTGGAGATATTCTCACCATGTATGCCTTACTTGGCATGTTAAGTCTCTTGATAATAGATCGGACACCGAAGCAAAAATTAATCATTTCAATACTCCTTTTTCTTTGGCCAACTATTCAAACAATTCTAATGCGCAATGGACTAATGTCGATAAACTTCTATAATCCAGAAGTGGCGTCAGTCGAGTCGTTAATTGCTTTAAATACAGCGGAGGGCTTTAGCGGCCATTTGAACTATAACCTATCACAGCTGGTATCCACCATTAGCTTTTATTTAGGTGGAAACCTTTATGACAGCTTCAGCATGATAGTACTAGGAATGGCTTGTGCTGACCTTAGCTTACACAAAAGAATCAATACGGATATACCAAAATACAGGAAGCTACTCGTCATTTGTTTGCCGATAGTCATTATTTGGACCGTCTACCAATTATTCTTCTTTGACCCAAAGAAAATGGGCTCTCCAGGTCAGTTTTATAGCTATTGGACAATCTTTAAATTATCAATGCTAGGTCAAACTGGTTTAGTCATTTCCTTGATCGTTTTGATTAACAGACAAAAGAGCATTTTGAGGAAATTGATTGCTAAACTTAGTTTTTTGGGTAGGCTATCTTTAACAAATTACATACTGCACTCAATTTTCGGCATACTCATTTTCAAAGTGCTTGGTTTTTATGGCCAATCCAGCCCAACCGTTGATATTTTATTAACCATTGGGATTACTGTCCTCCAAATCATTTTAAGTCAATGGTGGATTAGCAAATTCAAAATGGGGCCACTTGAAAAAGTCTGGAGAAATTCGACTAAGTTTATTCTGAGTAACAACCCCAAAAGTGAAAGCTAA
- a CDS encoding tetratricopeptide repeat protein, which yields MQLFIKIRPYVLTCFFILIGLRVVAQRDCLTYEENTKERSACEVGLEAIKYKQGSRQSQLLFDKAIQLNPDYAWAYYEKSVPYLKRGMLGEGMKILNKAVELDPLSYLTYRAYWYFQHKSYLQAKQDLEKFYALEDAYPKNTPGGALDMKIVLGINYAHLGDLERAISIVKGVIDAYDSEDYLGPYDNHTLGVLYLQAKDYENALETLMKSIERNEQFADTYYYLAIVSEQLGDKNKAIEFINEAILRYTGEKPGYTDYPFCFPVSIEIAKAKKVELANL from the coding sequence ATGCAGTTATTCATTAAAATTAGGCCTTACGTATTAACATGTTTTTTCATTTTGATTGGTTTGCGAGTAGTTGCTCAAAGAGATTGTCTTACTTACGAAGAAAACACAAAAGAGAGATCAGCCTGTGAGGTTGGGTTAGAAGCAATTAAGTACAAGCAAGGTAGCCGCCAATCACAATTGTTATTCGATAAAGCCATCCAACTCAACCCAGATTACGCATGGGCTTATTATGAAAAATCTGTTCCTTATTTAAAGAGAGGCATGCTTGGGGAAGGTATGAAAATACTTAACAAGGCTGTGGAGTTGGACCCTTTGAGCTACCTGACTTACAGGGCTTATTGGTATTTTCAGCATAAAAGTTACTTGCAGGCTAAGCAGGATTTAGAGAAATTCTATGCTTTAGAGGACGCTTATCCCAAAAATACCCCTGGAGGAGCGCTAGATATGAAAATTGTGCTGGGAATTAATTATGCGCATCTGGGTGATCTAGAAAGAGCAATTTCAATTGTAAAAGGTGTAATTGACGCATACGATTCAGAGGACTACTTAGGTCCCTATGATAATCACACGCTTGGAGTGCTTTATCTACAGGCCAAGGACTACGAAAATGCTTTGGAAACTTTAATGAAGTCAATTGAAAGAAACGAGCAATTTGCTGATACCTATTACTATCTGGCCATAGTTTCTGAACAATTGGGGGATAAGAATAAAGCTATAGAGTTCATAAATGAAGCTATTCTCCGTTATACAGGTGAAAAGCCGGGTTATACTGATTATCCGTTTTGCTTCCCCGTGTCAATTGAAATTGCAAAAGCCAAAAAAGTTGAACTAGCGAACCTTTGA
- a CDS encoding nuclear transport factor 2 family protein, whose product MRFKTKISPIILLIIGGAIIGCKELPKTSEILKTEKAAILKTINNETAAAFNRDYELWKSYWVQKPYVKKTYINFYDSTATETLGWQKVDDFVRIYIEQHPTPEPLPKAINDIELRLYGTGAWINYEVSDAGKRKKRETRILEKVNYEWKIAGMHTTIY is encoded by the coding sequence ATGCGTTTTAAAACCAAGATTAGTCCCATAATATTACTCATTATTGGCGGTGCCATAATTGGTTGTAAAGAATTACCGAAGACTTCAGAAATTCTTAAAACCGAAAAAGCTGCTATTCTAAAAACCATAAATAACGAAACAGCAGCAGCCTTTAACAGGGACTATGAACTTTGGAAATCTTACTGGGTTCAAAAGCCCTATGTTAAAAAAACCTATATCAACTTTTACGATAGTACTGCGACTGAAACTTTAGGTTGGCAGAAGGTAGATGACTTCGTAAGAATTTACATTGAGCAACATCCAACACCAGAGCCACTACCTAAAGCTATCAATGACATTGAGTTAAGGCTTTATGGAACTGGAGCATGGATAAATTATGAAGTGAGTGATGCTGGAAAAAGAAAAAAACGAGAAACTCGAATTTTAGAAAAAGTCAATTACGAATGGAAAATTGCCGGTATGCATACAACCATTTATTGA